From the Asterias amurensis chromosome 1, ASM3211899v1 genome, the window aaaaggtttggaTAACTTGTTcccacaaaaatatttaaatctgagaaaggATTCAAGCAttaatcgtttctcagatttctgaggaTTGGTTTCCGTTTTCTAATGCTGCGGCCATAGATGAAGTTGGTACTCGGTGCCtaattgcttttgtttttatcttggATGAACGGCCATGTTGTTTGGAGATCAAAAATAAAGTCTAAAATAATTGAAAGAGATTTGTGTTCAATATGTTTGCTGTATTTGTGTATGGAACATGCACTCCTGCAAGAATCTGGCTTGATGTATGAGTTTAGATGTTAGACTTTTTGATCAAACCTTTCCAGCTTAGGCGAGCCACTTCATTTTCAATACTGTAACTTTTTGCTTTTAATCTTGTTTCACTAAGGAAGTACCAGCCGTTGAAGGCATAAAATGGAGTTTCTTATCAATTCTTAGCCTTGTCCAAGGGCGGTTGCACTATTGCCAGGGAAAAGGTTTGCACTGCTCAAGTGGCAATCACCAATGGTATGGCTGTAGTGCATCAATTCAAATCATCTTTCCTAAACCTTTCCTTGATTCAATTCATCTTTTCTTCATTCAATTCATCTTTGggatgtcgtggccgagcggataagagaaccaaactcaagctcttgtgtttcagttcagcagagtgtgggttcaagttccggtcgcgacacttgtgtccctgagcaagacacttgcaagaaactataattgcttttctcCACTCGGGGTTAAATGgctacctgtgagggcagagatggttcttgtgattgatttagcttagtgtgctacatatttaacagcttaggctgtatactccccagggagctgagatggtttaaggaacgAATTAAATaataggggtaataatgttggaagcgctttgaggcgCCCTTCAGGTGTATGAAGCAGTATATAAAAAACTATTCTTATTAATATTTTCCTAAATCTTTCCTCATTTCACTTCATCTTTCCTaaagcttaaacaaaaaattattcaaataagaacaccattgtttatgaataaataatcaaatttattATGAaacttcttaaaataaaaatatcagaAGATTTCAACGATTTAGAGTAGAAAATTTAACACAAAATGAGCACAAACTCAATGGACTTAAAATGATAACAAAAGTTACCACCCAAAAAGTTGAAAATACAAGTTAAGTTTGTGGATAACTATGGAGTTCTGAGCTTGATGTCACAAATCACTCAGATTTGAATTATGATGAGTTGTCAATAATTGCCATGGTGATTCTTTCTAtaacatcacactttgcttagcaataaaGGTTGATTTGCAGCTCTCTCTGAAATTGAGCACTGGTTGGCTAGCGGAACACTTGGATCAGCATTACTCTTGAGAGTTTGGTAAGAGTACGCTGATCAAAAGTTGTTCCGCGCTAGCGTTTCTCATGTCTAAAGCGATTCACAAGATGTTTCCATAGGGCTGCCACAAACTTACTTGAAAACCTGCTTCATTGCTGACCATCCAttgaagcaaatattttgttttaattgcgTGCCGACATGCACAAATTTTGACTTTACAAACAAATGCACATAAGAGcatttaaaaccaagataaacaccaagtaaaaaaaaatccaaagaccttgtttcaattcagcttGCTTTGGCCAAACTACCACTATTTGTGGCCAGAATACCCACGCAATTTTGATATCCTGGGGAGAACCCTGGTCACAAGCCGTGTCCGAACCAGTAAACTTCTGCAACGGCAGAGGCTACAATGATGATGAAAAATACAACTGTTTGACATTTCCCCGTCGAGGCCATTAATACGGACAGGgtaatattaaataacaaatctgtgctcATCTTACAGTGAACAGAGCATGAATTTCTTTAGTACACATATGTGAATTTAGTGTATAGGTATCTTAAGATTTCAAAATTAAAGCCACTTATCCTTTGGCCTATAAAAAAAAGACTAAACCAAGTCCAGTCATTAAATGTTGTTAAACTTGGTTTCTAATGgtaataagccacttcggagttccagctgcgcatgtctgttactgctgacaacggactttgtctatctcccgtgaccttttgacaataccagcgggtattgtcaaagggtttcgggagatagacaaagtccgttgtcagcagtaacagacatgcgcagctggaactccgaagtggcttatacTCAATTTTGATTAGCTTTGATTCCTTATCAAGCAATTGCTGTCTGCCGGTGGATTTACACTTTTGAATCCTAATTTTGAACCCTCCATGGTGAATAGTTCAGCATTTGTCTGGTGAAGTTCAAAAACAAATAGATATGCGTCTTTAAACTCGCTAAAAGTGGcagttaaaaaaagaagaagatatttACAGAGTCAAATGACTTTCATTTTGATGATGTAAAATATGAATTGTGACCAGGTTCCTACGATTTTACGACAAGACAAAGCCTAGAGTTGGTTCCATTTTTTGGATGATTCATGGTCCAACACATGGAGTTGCTTTATGGTATAAATGGTGTGCCCTCTGACCTCTGAGTTAAACTAAAACATTACACTTTGGTGTGTGCACTCGCCATATATTGCATAAATTTTGATTATTAGTGACCTCATGGGTCAGAATGCTTTGAACTACATgtttgtgacctttgacatcacttagaaaaaaatgtatgtGCATACCGTCGCGCAAATACTAACGATATATATGTAAACAAAGGATTTGTTTTTCATAATTGATCTAacaattttaaagccattatacactttcggtaaacagtattgtccaagtcccacacttcgtgtatcacaacttatatataaaataacaatcctgtggaaatttaggctcaatcggacatcggagtcgggagaaaataacgggaaaacccactcctgttttcgcgcgtttcgccgtgtcatgacatgtgtttataacaaatccgtaattcttgttaacgagaatttatattgttttaccgttttctcaaaaagtaaagcatttcatggactaatatttcaagagaagtctttcaccattaccttctgtaaaccctgtaaattatttgtaaatctgtgaactttttttttttttgctgtaccgaaagggtccaatggctttaatgtgaactttttatattgttttattaagAAAAACTAAAGAAAGATAACAAAAGGTTTGGCATAACCAAACTATACTTTAAGAGGGGCTCCAAGGTTAaatttgtgatgcactcattgtCCTAATAGAGTTTTTCCTCATGAAAGTAGGGAGAAAGTTACAAGTCTCCAACTTGActaaaaaatggtttaaaatatcattttatttgATACCCTTTTCAATGTAAAAATTGATGAACCAAGTAAAAATCATTTCAGATTTGCGTTGTCAGATTTATGTTGTTTAACTTGAGTGAATGGGAGCCCATCCATTGGTGTGACATCAACTATTTGATTCTAGTTTATGGATGGCACTAGAAGCATTCTGTTCAGTGTTGAtttgaaacaaaagaaacataGATTTGAACATCATCAGCATAGCAATGATAACTAATGTGAAGGTGATCAATCACATCCCTGAGAGTTCACTCAAATATATAATATTGGCCCACCAACCGAGCCTTGTGGGATGCCACAGTTCAAGGAGACAAACTCTTTtggggatttaaaaaaaacaaatgcactTCAGGGTaatgaacacggtggcatttAACACCATTTTAAAAGAGACCTTTCCCCCATACAACCTCTATAGGTCACAAAGTTTGACCTTGGAGCCCTTCTTCAAGTCATGTAAGCTTTTAAAATGTCCCTAGAAAAAAGGCGTCAACATTCTTTTTCGTTAGAATGGCCGCCACATTTAGTCAAAGAGCAAACAGTAAAAGATAAACCCAGAAGAAAATCTGTAATAATTAAACAGAGTGATGATCACATCAACACCGATAAATAAAACTGAACGAAAgttcaaattaatattttaaacaaaagtgacAAAAAATATAGGgcttaaaaaaagttaaatgaAAGAATTTCCAAACAAACTTCAAAAGATAAACCAAGATATAAACCCAATGGCAACggtattaataaacaaattgtttgcaaaGATATTCAATGGGAAAACACAGCATAGCCGTCACAGAGCCGCCAACTCTCTCTGATACTGCAGAAAGTtcccagaaaaaaacctttccgtgttttgatttaaaaaaaaaaattacaatctCCCCGATTATGAAAACTTTTCCCTGTAGTTTTATATTGAATGTCATTCTAAATGTCTCCCTGATTGGTGTACAATATCTTCCCGATTGCAAGATGctaatgttggcagctctgccgTCACTGCGTCACTGTGGCTAGACTGTATAGGACTTGTAGCACGTGTTTGTCACAATTCTAACCAAAAAAAGGTTCTTCTGGGCTTATGTGAAGCGTCCACACTATAGTTTGACCCATTCCTGTTGAGGCTATGACCTTGTAACCCCTCTCCTCAAGCAAGTCCAGAACCAGTCTTGGAAGATATTCTGTTCTCCATTCTGTGCTGTTGGTGACAATGAAAATGAACAAAAAGTAGACCAAGTTAAGCAAGTACATTTCTTCATCCCGTCTAAAAAAAATGCAGCCTTCATGATTGAAGATAGCCGCATGACCAGGCACACCGAGACAAACCCCCTTCTCTGCCATAAGTGTGTACTGGGGTCTTTTCAAGcgttgatagtttttataacaacacacgggacctacagctttacgtcccatccgaaggaagaaGTAAcagttgagtgtcttgcttaaggacacaggtgtctaaaccgggactcgaacccacactctgctggtatATCTTCTGATTGGGAACCAGGGGTATAACCTctgagccaaatttcatagagctgcttaacgggcgatgttgtgcttactgtacaGTTTCCATTATATAGTGCTGCATACCGCAAgcaagcacacgaaaaggcatgctaacctttcgGTGCTTACTACACCCAAAAAAAGATATACGTAACAATACAAATACATGGTGAACgtgcaagatggccgcctaatttt encodes:
- the LOC139937517 gene encoding GTP cyclohydrolase 1 feedback regulatory protein-like isoform X2; protein product: MPYIFVSTQIRLECGPTICGDEHSDPELMNYLGAKLVKQMGNNFTEWRTEYLPRLVLDLLEERGYKVIASTGMGQTIVWTLHISPEEPFFG